One genomic region from Hemiscyllium ocellatum isolate sHemOce1 chromosome 13, sHemOce1.pat.X.cur, whole genome shotgun sequence encodes:
- the LOC132821541 gene encoding pentraxin-related protein PTX3-like, with protein MAALKIVLWILLSLSHTLAEDYEDLQYIHGMENTISVLPDGSCKCQKELTKWDKLFVMLEDSQMKQNILQQTIGEVCETELQSIRSEMHQFIANFAGTSTNAIDNAILHITTEMDKKLAYTLKEVSETNVEIESEKKDILHQLLLVSQDLSNRLKKLEMTWQKAVDIKDQRLSLDVKRRVPVKLDTTLNFLATEQRQSKTELTGCPNWSAKHVLPSDCDMALIFPMRSKKIYASVHADDMTLSSFTACIWIKATHLLDKTIVFSYGTKRNPYQIQLYFNQSSAVFSVHSDTSKIVADDVVSLGEWAHICTTWSAEDGNATLWVNGKLAAASSGIAVGHNIPNGGLLQLGQEGNGCCTGGGFDKSLAFTGKLTGFNIWDRIISKHEIQALTSGDDSCSIRGNVVGWSVTEILPHGGAEFIYY; from the exons ATGGCTGCACTTAAAATAGTTCTTTGGATTCTACTCAGCTTGTCCCATACTTTGGCAGAGGATTATGAAGATTTACAGTATATTCATGGAATGGAAAACACAATCTCTGTTTTACCAG ATGGTTCCTGTAAATGCCAGAAAGAACTCACTAAATGGGATAAGCTATTTGTAATGCTGGAGGATTCCCAAATGAAACAGAACATCCTACAACAAACCATTGGAgaagtgtgtgagacagagttgCAAAGTATACGTTCAGAAATGCATCAATTCATAGCTAATTTTGCAGGGACTTCCACAAATGCCATAGATAATGCAATTTTGCATATTACAACAGAAATGGACAAGAAATTGGCATACACATTGAAAGAAGTCAGCGAAACCAATGTAGAGATTGAGTCAGAGAAGAAAGATATACTTCATCAGCTTCTGTTGGTGAGTCAGGATCTGTCCAATAGACTCAAAAAGCTGGAGATGACTTGGCAAAAGGCAGTGGACATAAAGGATCAACGGCTGTCACTTGATGTTAAGAGAAGAGTTCCTGTAAAGTTGGACACCACTCTGAATTTCTTGGCAACTGAACAACGACAATCTAAAACTGAACTGACAGGATGTCCAAATTGGTCAGCGAAACACGTCTTACCATCAG ATTGTGATATGGCACTAATCTTCCCTATGCGCTCAAAGAAGATTTATGCAAGTGTTCATGCTGATGATATGACTCTAAGCTCATTTACGGCTTGCATATGGATAAAAGCTACTCATCTTTTGGACAAAACAATTGTGTTCTCCTATGGAACAAAGAGAAATCCCTATCAAATTCAGCTATACTTCAATCAGTCCTCTGCTGTGTTCTCTGTGCACAGTGACACAAGTAAAATTGTTGCTGACGATGTTGTCTCCCTTGGTGAGTGGGCACACATCTGTACAACATGGAGTGCTGAAGATGGAAATGCAACACTTTGGGTGAATGGAAAACTTGCAGCTGCTTCTTCAGGAATAGCTGTTggccacaatatcccaaatggaGGGCTACTGCAACTGGGTCAAGAAGGCAATGGTTGCTGCACTGGAGGCGGCTTTGACAAAAGTTTAGCCTTTACAGGAAAGTTGACTGGATTCAATATCTGGGACAGAATCATTTCCAAACATGAAATACAAGCCTTGACAAGTGGGGATGATTCGTGTAGCATTAGAGGGAATGTTGTTGGCTGGAGTGTCACAGAAATTCTGCCACATGGAGGAGCTGAATTTATTTACTATTAA